The Aliiroseovarius pelagivivens genome contains a region encoding:
- a CDS encoding purine-nucleoside phosphorylase gives MSKNAKALADQIRAVAGDAPVEVGLVLGSGLGHLAEAVDGVAIPYGRLEGFPHAGVSGHNPNLAIGTLGTTRVAVFGGREHYYENGRSDAMRLPLEVLQELGADRLILTNAAGSMRPDIPPGDLMQITDHINFSGLNPLIGEKTDARFVPMGGAYDPEMTAEFQRIAQEEDVVLQQGTYAWYSGPSFETPAEIRAIHTLGADAVGMSTVPEVILARFLGLRVAGFSTITNMAQGLSDEAISHEHTKKMAPLGAQKLEKLVRRYLTGDDAA, from the coding sequence ATGTCAAAGAACGCTAAGGCGCTCGCGGATCAGATCCGCGCCGTTGCCGGCGACGCCCCCGTCGAAGTTGGGCTGGTTCTTGGATCAGGCCTTGGCCACCTGGCCGAGGCGGTGGACGGCGTTGCCATCCCTTACGGTCGGCTTGAGGGCTTTCCCCACGCCGGGGTCTCGGGTCACAACCCGAACCTTGCCATCGGCACGCTGGGCACTACCCGTGTGGCGGTCTTTGGTGGGCGCGAGCACTACTACGAAAACGGTCGTTCCGACGCGATGCGCCTGCCGCTTGAGGTTCTGCAAGAGCTGGGCGCCGATCGTCTGATCCTGACCAATGCCGCCGGATCCATGCGTCCGGACATCCCGCCGGGTGATCTGATGCAAATTACGGATCACATCAATTTTTCAGGCCTGAACCCCCTGATCGGCGAGAAGACCGATGCGCGTTTTGTGCCGATGGGCGGCGCGTATGACCCAGAAATGACGGCCGAATTCCAGCGCATCGCGCAAGAGGAAGACGTCGTCCTGCAGCAAGGCACCTATGCGTGGTATTCCGGCCCGTCCTTCGAAACCCCTGCCGAAATTCGCGCAATTCACACCCTCGGGGCAGACGCAGTTGGCATGTCCACCGTGCCCGAGGTGATTCTGGCGCGCTTCCTTGGTCTGCGCGTTGCGGGCTTTTCAACCATCACCAACATGGCCCAAGGCCTGTCGGACGAGGCCATCAGCCACGAACACACCAAGAAAATGGCTCCACTTGGCGCTCAAAAGCTCGAAAAACTGGTTCGACGCTACTTAACAGGTGACGACGCCGCCTGA
- a CDS encoding sulfite exporter TauE/SafE family protein: MQIYLPIAEVSVNAFLLLGLGGIVGILSGMFGVGGGFLMTPLLFFIGIPPAVAVATEANQIVASSFSGVLAHLKRKTVDLRMGCVLLVGGLIGAALGVQLFNALKAIGQVDLLVKLSYVLFLGIIGSLMFVESLRALMKSRGGHSVPKRRKHTWVHNLPFKMKFRTSGLYISVIPPILVGVLVGILAAIMGVGGGFIMVPAMIYLLGMPTKVVVGTSLFQIIFVTAFTTLLHATTNFTVDMGLAVLLLVGGVIGAQIGARIGVRLKAEQLRVLLAFMVLAVCGKLGLDLLIQPSELFELGAAGGH, from the coding sequence ATGCAGATTTACCTGCCAATTGCCGAAGTGTCCGTAAACGCGTTCCTTCTGCTGGGCCTTGGCGGCATAGTGGGCATCCTGTCCGGTATGTTCGGTGTCGGTGGCGGCTTTTTGATGACACCTCTTCTGTTTTTCATCGGCATCCCGCCTGCTGTCGCCGTTGCAACCGAAGCAAACCAGATTGTCGCAAGCTCGTTTTCAGGCGTGCTGGCACATCTGAAGCGAAAGACAGTAGACCTCCGAATGGGCTGTGTGCTGCTTGTGGGTGGCTTAATAGGTGCAGCCCTTGGGGTGCAGCTATTTAACGCGTTGAAGGCCATCGGGCAGGTCGATCTGCTGGTCAAACTGTCCTACGTGCTGTTTCTGGGCATCATCGGGTCCTTGATGTTTGTTGAGAGCCTGCGTGCTTTGATGAAGTCACGTGGCGGCCACAGCGTCCCCAAACGACGCAAACACACTTGGGTCCATAACCTGCCCTTCAAGATGAAGTTCCGTACCTCGGGGCTTTATATCTCGGTCATTCCGCCCATTCTGGTCGGCGTACTGGTTGGCATCCTTGCGGCCATCATGGGCGTGGGGGGGGGCTTCATCATGGTACCCGCCATGATCTATCTGCTTGGAATGCCAACAAAAGTCGTCGTTGGGACGTCTCTGTTTCAAATTATTTTCGTAACCGCCTTCACCACGCTACTGCATGCCACCACCAACTTCACGGTGGACATGGGCCTTGCTGTTTTGCTGTTGGTCGGTGGCGTTATCGGTGCCCAGATCGGCGCCCGGATCGGCGTGCGTCTTAAGGCCGAACAATTGCGCGTACTACTGGCCTTTATGGTGCTGGCGGTCTGCGGCAAACTTGGCCTCGATCTGTTGATCCAACCTTCTGAACTGTTCGAACTTGGCGCGGCAGGGGGTCACTGA
- a CDS encoding TIGR02186 family protein gives MLRILSIIALFLLSALPLRAEEIVAGLSQNRVSITATFVGSEILIFGAVKRDSPPPQDAPLEVVVVVEGPSSPITVRKKDKRFGIWINTEAMELAAAPSFYAIATSDTLDNTISKLDDFRHLISVERSIHISDNPFNINDPREFTDALIRIREKSGLYKRLENTVKLAQDTLFETRIALPANLTEGDYRTRILLTRGGQVTSEYETVINVQKVGLERWIFNLAHEKPLIYGLLSLVIAIAAGWGASAAFRMILRN, from the coding sequence ATGCTGCGTATTCTGTCCATCATCGCTTTGTTCCTGCTGTCGGCCCTGCCCCTCCGGGCAGAAGAAATCGTCGCGGGTCTTAGTCAAAACCGCGTGTCGATCACAGCAACCTTTGTCGGCTCGGAGATCCTGATTTTTGGAGCGGTGAAACGTGATAGCCCGCCCCCACAAGACGCCCCGCTTGAGGTCGTGGTGGTGGTCGAAGGGCCCAGCTCGCCGATCACGGTTCGCAAGAAAGACAAACGTTTTGGCATCTGGATCAATACAGAAGCGATGGAACTGGCCGCAGCCCCCAGTTTCTATGCCATCGCCACCTCGGACACGTTGGACAACACCATCTCGAAGCTGGACGACTTCCGGCACCTGATCTCAGTCGAACGTTCAATCCACATCTCGGACAATCCGTTCAACATCAACGACCCGCGCGAGTTCACAGATGCCCTAATCCGCATCCGCGAGAAATCCGGCCTCTACAAACGTTTAGAGAATACCGTCAAGTTGGCTCAGGACACGCTTTTCGAAACGCGAATTGCCTTGCCCGCCAACCTGACCGAAGGCGACTATCGCACGCGTATCCTATTGACGCGCGGCGGTCAGGTGACTTCGGAATATGAAACCGTCATCAACGTCCAAAAGGTCGGACTAGAGCGCTGGATCTTCAACTTGGCCCATGAGAAGCCTTTGATCTATGGCCTGCTATCCCTGGTGATTGCCATCGCTGCAGGTTGGGGTGCGTCGGCTGCCTTCCGCATGATCCTGCGCAACTAA
- a CDS encoding SDR family oxidoreductase codes for MPSILITGASAGIGRAVAELFMAKGWTVGLLARRKEVLEEIAEGQDRAHVLVADVSDPQAVSAAFDRFAAKAGRLDVLFNNAGLFTPAAPIDEVSVEDWTRAVSVNLTGMFLCARAAFAQMRAQSPQGGRIINNGSISAHVPREGAVTYTVTKHGITGLTRQLSLDGRPFDIACGQIDIGNARTDLLQGIIDAAVAEGDVPPPSMDVGEVARSVLHMAQLPPEANVQFMTVMATKMRYIGRG; via the coding sequence ATGCCTAGCATACTGATCACCGGAGCCAGCGCCGGCATTGGCCGCGCCGTGGCCGAGCTGTTCATGGCCAAAGGTTGGACGGTCGGTCTGCTGGCGCGACGCAAAGAGGTGCTGGAGGAGATTGCCGAAGGGCAGGACAGGGCGCATGTGCTGGTCGCGGACGTCTCGGATCCACAAGCCGTGAGTGCTGCGTTTGATCGGTTCGCTGCGAAGGCAGGCCGTCTGGACGTACTTTTCAACAACGCGGGGCTTTTCACGCCCGCCGCGCCAATTGACGAAGTGTCGGTCGAGGACTGGACCCGCGCCGTGTCGGTCAACCTGACAGGCATGTTCCTGTGTGCCCGCGCCGCGTTTGCCCAAATGCGGGCGCAGTCCCCGCAAGGGGGGCGGATTATCAACAACGGCTCGATCAGCGCCCATGTCCCACGCGAAGGTGCAGTGACCTATACGGTCACGAAACACGGGATCACGGGCCTGACCCGGCAACTAAGTCTTGATGGCCGCCCGTTTGACATTGCCTGCGGGCAAATCGACATCGGCAACGCGCGGACCGATCTATTGCAGGGCATCATCGACGCAGCCGTCGCTGAGGGCGACGTGCCGCCCCCGTCCATGGATGTGGGTGAAGTGGCAAGATCCGTCTTGCATATGGCGCAGCTGCCGCCCGAGGCGAATGTGCAGTTCATGACCGTGATGGCGACCAAGATGCGCTATATCGGGCGCGGGTAA
- a CDS encoding ATP-dependent DNA helicase → MTQHSPVTFSEDQAEAHDRVSEMLRLSGVNLDDALLTPVADGKSQVMAVVGKAGSGKTLLLAELYRALEDAGVDVISGDWEGKRRKERRTLAILAPTNKAASVLRNRGVPATTIHRILYTPVYDPEYEKIAEWLAGNGERPEIEGLTDEALDRAYAFYQAQKSVPGALAAAGLRGSDFITGWKRRDDPLDIGFVDESSMLDEKQFEDLCEIFPTLVLFGDPAQLAPVGQSGKMIFDDIKGPRKQVLHRIHRQEEDNPILDLAHALADEALDFDGFERMIHQAAARDDRVVVAPRANADLMARSPVLVWRNKTRVRLIQAFRSAFHAPETELLSGEPLICDGIELPLKHRKKRIDLEARGLIKGAQCVYLGPGKRPGFSRLHVLGAEDPQVSAASIVKIEKPDEEEPFIPFAARMGATFLHGAAVTIHKAQGSQWPEVQVFAPDIAAAAWAGRSEAGLPLWKRLAYVAITRAETRLHWVTRYAMARPHAELSTADLPAKPTALTLEAQGAPDA, encoded by the coding sequence ATGACCCAACATTCCCCCGTTACATTTTCAGAAGACCAAGCCGAGGCGCATGACCGCGTGTCCGAGATGCTGCGCCTGTCGGGCGTCAATCTGGATGATGCGCTTTTAACGCCCGTTGCTGACGGCAAGTCGCAGGTAATGGCTGTGGTCGGCAAAGCAGGGTCGGGCAAGACGCTGTTGCTGGCCGAGCTATACCGCGCCTTGGAAGATGCAGGTGTCGATGTAATCTCGGGCGATTGGGAGGGTAAACGCCGCAAGGAGCGCCGCACCTTGGCCATCTTGGCACCGACCAACAAGGCGGCGAGCGTGTTGCGCAACCGTGGTGTGCCTGCGACGACCATTCACAGGATCCTCTACACACCGGTTTACGACCCCGAATATGAAAAGATTGCTGAATGGCTGGCCGGAAACGGCGAGCGGCCGGAAATCGAAGGCCTGACGGACGAAGCACTGGATCGTGCCTATGCGTTCTATCAGGCCCAGAAATCTGTACCCGGCGCGCTGGCGGCTGCGGGGCTTCGTGGCTCGGACTTCATTACCGGTTGGAAGCGGCGTGACGATCCCTTGGACATTGGCTTTGTCGACGAAAGCTCGATGCTGGACGAAAAGCAGTTCGAGGATCTGTGCGAGATTTTCCCAACCTTGGTCCTGTTCGGAGACCCCGCTCAGCTGGCCCCGGTCGGGCAGTCCGGCAAGATGATCTTTGACGATATCAAGGGCCCGCGAAAGCAGGTTCTGCATCGCATCCACCGTCAGGAAGAAGACAATCCCATTTTGGATCTGGCGCATGCTCTGGCCGACGAGGCGCTGGATTTCGATGGTTTCGAGCGGATGATCCATCAAGCTGCTGCACGGGATGACCGCGTGGTGGTGGCCCCGCGTGCCAATGCGGATCTGATGGCGCGCTCGCCCGTTCTGGTGTGGCGCAACAAAACCCGGGTACGGTTGATACAAGCGTTCAGGTCCGCCTTTCACGCGCCCGAGACCGAACTATTGTCCGGTGAACCCCTGATCTGCGACGGAATTGAACTGCCGCTGAAGCATCGCAAGAAACGCATTGATCTAGAGGCCCGTGGGCTGATCAAAGGCGCGCAATGTGTCTATCTGGGGCCGGGCAAGCGCCCCGGGTTTTCGCGGTTGCATGTGTTGGGGGCCGAGGATCCTCAGGTATCCGCTGCATCCATTGTGAAGATCGAAAAGCCAGACGAGGAAGAGCCGTTCATTCCTTTCGCTGCCCGTATGGGGGCCACGTTCTTGCATGGTGCCGCGGTGACCATTCACAAAGCGCAGGGCTCGCAATGGCCCGAGGTGCAGGTCTTCGCACCCGACATCGCCGCAGCGGCATGGGCTGGACGCAGCGAGGCAGGGCTGCCGCTGTGGAAACGGTTGGCCTATGTGGCGATCACACGGGCGGAAACGCGGCTACACTGGGTGACGCGCTATGCGATGGCGCGTCCGCATGCCGAACTATCGACGGCCGATTTGCCCGCGAAACCCACCGCCCTGACACTGGAAGCACAAGGAGCACCCGATGCCTAG
- a CDS encoding acyl-homoserine-lactone synthase, producing MLRYLYGNDLSKFPLLAETMFKDRAEQFSHRLGWDVSVDVNGFERDEYDDLNPLYVIWEQADGRHGGSMRFLPTVGQTMVNDHFSHLTDGVHIESPLIWECTRFCLSPTADRRASAALALGAGEIMDTFKLEHYVGVFDPRMERIYRLMGLEPDVIGMGGEGRDRIGVGLWSMDKSAFEPTLKKVGVSREVSQGWMRYSLFTVNRDPAPQSLPRSA from the coding sequence ATGCTGCGTTACCTCTATGGCAATGATCTTTCGAAATTCCCTCTGCTGGCTGAGACCATGTTCAAGGATCGGGCGGAACAATTCTCGCACCGACTTGGTTGGGATGTCTCGGTAGACGTTAACGGTTTCGAGCGCGACGAATATGACGACTTGAACCCGCTATACGTTATCTGGGAACAGGCCGATGGCCGCCATGGCGGATCCATGCGCTTTCTACCTACGGTCGGACAAACGATGGTGAATGACCACTTCAGCCATCTGACCGACGGTGTTCATATCGAAAGCCCGCTGATCTGGGAATGTACTCGTTTCTGCCTGTCCCCAACAGCAGATCGTCGTGCATCGGCGGCACTTGCGCTGGGCGCAGGTGAAATCATGGATACGTTCAAGCTGGAACATTATGTCGGCGTTTTCGATCCCCGGATGGAGCGTATCTATCGTCTGATGGGCCTCGAGCCGGATGTGATCGGTATGGGCGGCGAAGGTCGTGACCGCATCGGTGTTGGTCTTTGGTCAATGGATAAAAGCGCGTTCGAACCGACCCTGAAAAAGGTTGGTGTATCGCGCGAAGTCAGCCAGGGCTGGATGCGTTATTCACTGTTCACGGTCAATCGCGATCCGGCACCACAGTCGCTGCCACGCAGCGCCTAA
- a CDS encoding helix-turn-helix transcriptional regulator yields the protein MTNRLEDLLSTLQAAATLEDLQAVLEALRDHYGVEHTVYHWVNSVGERYGAGTYSAEWVDRYLEKEYLRMDPVIFGCFQRFTPVSWKELDWSSKPAREMWQDALNHGLGNQGYTIPIRGPNGQFALFTLNASLSDEDWAHFIDENARDLMILGHEFNKKALDFEKWGDDGNGPALSPRELASMSCLARGMSRAQAAAELNISEHTLRVYIESSRHKLGAMNTTHAVARALSTGIIII from the coding sequence ATGACCAATCGGCTCGAAGACCTTCTCTCTACCTTGCAAGCGGCGGCCACGCTTGAAGACCTGCAAGCGGTGCTTGAAGCGCTGCGCGATCACTACGGAGTCGAGCATACAGTTTACCACTGGGTAAACTCGGTCGGGGAGCGCTATGGGGCCGGTACCTATTCTGCCGAGTGGGTTGATCGGTATCTCGAAAAAGAATACCTGCGAATGGATCCCGTTATTTTCGGCTGTTTTCAGCGGTTTACACCCGTTTCATGGAAAGAACTGGATTGGTCATCAAAGCCTGCGCGTGAAATGTGGCAGGATGCTTTGAACCACGGGTTGGGCAATCAGGGCTATACGATCCCCATTCGTGGACCGAACGGACAGTTTGCATTGTTCACGCTCAACGCCTCTCTCAGCGACGAGGATTGGGCTCATTTCATTGACGAGAACGCCCGAGATCTGATGATCTTGGGACATGAGTTCAACAAAAAAGCACTGGATTTTGAGAAGTGGGGCGACGATGGCAACGGCCCAGCGTTGTCTCCGCGAGAGCTGGCATCGATGAGCTGTCTTGCGCGCGGAATGAGCCGCGCACAGGCCGCAGCCGAGCTAAATATCTCGGAACATACGCTGCGCGTTTACATCGAAAGCTCGCGTCACAAGCTGGGCGCAATGAATACAACCCACGCGGTGGCGAGGGCACTTTCGACGGGCATCATCATAATTTAA
- the ccrA gene encoding crotonyl-CoA carboxylase/reductase, with translation MALDTQTGIAEYDAPKKDLYEIGEMPPLGHVPAQMYAWAIRRDRQGEPNQAMQVEVVETPTLDSHEVLVMVMAAGVNYNGIWAGLGVPVSMFDVHKQDYHVAGSDAAGIVWAVGDKVKSWKVGDEVVVHCNQDDGDDEECNGGDPMFSPSQRIWGYETPDGSFAQFTRVQAQQLLHRPKHLTWEESACYTLTLATAYRMLFGHHPHELKPGQNVLVWGASGGLGSYAIQLINAAGGNAVGVISDEDKRDFVMGLGAKGVINRKDFTCWGQLPTVNTPEYDVWFKEARRFGKAIWDITGKGNNVDIVFEHPGESTFPVSNLVCKKGGMVVICAGTTGFNCTFDVRYTWMHQKRLQGSHFAHLKQAASANKLMIERRIDPYMSEVFPWAEIPDAHMKMYRNEHKPGNMSVLVQAPTTGLRTFEDALEAGPK, from the coding sequence ATGGCTTTGGACACACAAACCGGCATCGCCGAATACGATGCCCCGAAAAAAGATCTTTACGAGATTGGTGAAATGCCCCCGCTGGGTCATGTTCCCGCACAGATGTACGCGTGGGCAATCCGCCGCGATCGTCAGGGTGAACCCAATCAGGCCATGCAGGTCGAGGTCGTAGAGACCCCCACGCTGGACAGCCACGAAGTGCTGGTGATGGTGATGGCCGCTGGCGTGAACTACAACGGCATTTGGGCTGGCCTTGGTGTGCCGGTCAGCATGTTCGACGTACACAAGCAGGACTATCACGTCGCAGGGTCGGATGCCGCAGGTATCGTTTGGGCCGTCGGCGACAAGGTGAAAAGCTGGAAAGTGGGCGACGAAGTGGTTGTCCATTGTAACCAGGACGATGGTGATGACGAGGAATGCAACGGTGGCGACCCGATGTTCTCGCCCAGCCAGCGGATCTGGGGCTATGAAACCCCCGATGGGTCGTTCGCACAGTTCACCCGCGTACAGGCACAGCAGCTGCTGCACCGTCCCAAGCACCTGACTTGGGAAGAGAGCGCCTGCTACACGCTGACGCTGGCCACCGCATACCGCATGCTGTTCGGTCACCACCCGCACGAACTGAAGCCCGGTCAGAACGTTCTGGTTTGGGGTGCGTCGGGCGGTCTGGGGTCCTATGCGATCCAGCTGATCAACGCTGCAGGCGGCAACGCCGTCGGTGTGATCTCTGACGAAGACAAGCGTGACTTTGTGATGGGTCTGGGCGCCAAAGGCGTTATCAACCGCAAGGACTTCACCTGCTGGGGCCAACTGCCCACAGTGAACACGCCGGAATACGATGTCTGGTTCAAGGAAGCACGCCGCTTTGGTAAAGCCATCTGGGACATCACCGGCAAGGGCAACAATGTGGACATCGTGTTCGAACACCCCGGTGAATCGACCTTCCCCGTGTCGAACCTTGTCTGTAAAAAAGGCGGCATGGTTGTGATCTGCGCCGGTACCACCGGTTTCAACTGTACCTTCGACGTGCGCTATACTTGGATGCACCAGAAGCGTCTGCAGGGCTCGCACTTTGCGCACCTGAAGCAGGCCGCTTCGGCCAACAAGCTGATGATCGAGCGTCGCATCGACCCCTACATGTCGGAAGTGTTCCCGTGGGCGGAAATTCCTGACGCGCACATGAAGATGTACCGCAACGAGCACAAGCCGGGCAACATGTCGGTTCTGGTTCAGGCCCCCACTACCGGGCTGCGCACCTTCGAAGATGCACTGGAAGCCGGCCCCAAATAA
- a CDS encoding 1-acyl-sn-glycerol-3-phosphate acyltransferase: MTRVVELPLWLLVLILAFATVTFASHFLFPSVRWFFRKRLERAVAQLNERLERPIEPFKLARRYDMVQRLSYDPEVAKAIVEHARKAGIPEQVAFEKAQRYAREIVPRFSATAYFGFGIRLAKLLSRAFYRVRLGAFDAARLSEIDPDATVIFVMNHRSNMDYVLVTWLAAERSHLSYAVGEWARVWPLRTLIRSMGAYFIRRKSRNNLYRKVLSRYVRMATDGGVTQAMFPEGGLSLNGEVGAPKLGLLSYIVQDFVPGESRNVVFIPVAMNYDRVLEDRVLVSADIKGTRRFGLRFKYVARHVGRHFWQRMTGRFYRFGYASVSFGDPVSLIDYLGGNPPEDMLESLGDTLMTRIRDVVPVLPVPVVSAILLKYDGQTQEEIAARFQSLVQDMETRGAHVHIPRSDNAYATEVGLRELLLRKLIIKTGDGAGATYQVHKPDRLILAYYANSIAHLSDEIEPIHISSLTPAEVADAAILP, encoded by the coding sequence ATGACGCGCGTAGTGGAACTTCCTCTTTGGTTACTAGTGTTGATCCTGGCTTTCGCCACGGTGACGTTTGCCTCGCATTTCCTGTTCCCATCGGTGCGCTGGTTCTTTCGTAAGCGGCTTGAGCGCGCTGTCGCGCAGCTGAACGAAAGGCTGGAGCGTCCGATCGAGCCGTTCAAGCTGGCGCGGCGTTACGACATGGTACAGCGGCTGTCTTATGACCCGGAAGTGGCCAAAGCGATCGTCGAACACGCGCGCAAGGCAGGCATCCCAGAGCAGGTCGCATTCGAAAAAGCCCAGCGTTACGCGCGCGAGATCGTACCACGTTTTTCGGCCACCGCGTATTTTGGCTTCGGGATCCGGCTGGCGAAACTTCTGTCGCGCGCTTTCTATCGTGTGCGTCTTGGTGCGTTTGATGCGGCGCGGCTTAGCGAGATCGATCCCGATGCCACTGTGATTTTCGTGATGAACCACCGATCCAACATGGATTATGTGCTGGTGACTTGGCTGGCCGCCGAACGGTCACACCTGTCCTATGCAGTAGGGGAGTGGGCGCGGGTTTGGCCTTTGCGCACGTTGATCCGGTCGATGGGGGCTTACTTCATCCGTCGCAAAAGCCGCAACAACCTCTACCGCAAGGTGCTTTCACGTTATGTACGCATGGCAACGGACGGCGGCGTGACGCAGGCCATGTTCCCGGAAGGCGGGCTGAGCCTGAACGGCGAGGTCGGCGCGCCCAAGCTGGGGCTGCTCAGCTATATCGTGCAGGACTTCGTGCCAGGCGAAAGCCGCAACGTCGTCTTTATTCCGGTTGCCATGAACTATGACCGGGTGCTGGAAGATCGCGTGCTGGTGTCTGCGGATATCAAGGGAACCCGCCGTTTCGGGCTTCGGTTCAAATATGTGGCGCGACATGTGGGGCGGCATTTTTGGCAACGGATGACCGGGCGTTTCTATCGTTTTGGGTATGCGTCTGTCTCTTTCGGTGATCCGGTGTCGCTGATCGATTATCTGGGCGGCAACCCACCTGAAGACATGTTGGAGTCTTTGGGCGATACGCTGATGACGCGGATCCGCGACGTGGTTCCTGTGCTGCCAGTGCCGGTGGTATCGGCGATCTTGCTGAAGTATGATGGGCAGACACAGGAAGAGATTGCAGCGCGGTTTCAAAGCTTGGTGCAGGATATGGAGACGCGCGGCGCGCATGTTCATATCCCACGTAGCGACAACGCTTATGCGACCGAAGTCGGCCTACGCGAGCTTTTGCTGCGTAAACTGATCATCAAGACAGGCGATGGGGCAGGGGCGACTTATCAGGTTCATAAGCCAGATCGTCTGATTCTGGCCTACTATGCGAACTCGATTGCGCATCTTAGCGACGAGATCGAGCCGATCCATATCTCGAGCCTGACGCCAGCAGAAGTGGCGGATGCGGCAATCTTGCCCTAA
- a CDS encoding protein meaA, with the protein MSSNTIRPWLFRTYAGHSTAKASNELYRTNLAKGQTGLSVAFDLPTQTGYDSDHKLSRGEVGKVGVPLSHLGDMRALFDNIPLEQMNTSMTINATAPWLLSLYIAAAEEQGADISKLQGTVQNDIIKEYLSRGTYVCPPKPSLRMITDVAAYTREHLPKWNPMNVCSYHLQEAGATPEEELAFALATAIAVLDDLKEKVPAEAFPAMVGRISFFVNAGIRFVTELCKMRAFVELWDEITRERYGVEDPKFRRFRYGVQVNSLGLTEQQPENNVYRILIEMLAVTLSKNARARAVQLPAWNEALGLPRPWDQQWSLRMQQILAYETDLLEFDDLFDENPAVERKVAELKDGARAELAQIDGMGGAVAAIEYMKSRLVDSNAARIGKIEVGETTVVGVNKWLETTESPLTAGDGAIMVADKEAEADQIARLEQWRADRDDAAVNDALSALRAAAKSGENIMHSSIAAAKAGVTTGEWGEVMRQTFGQYRAPTGVSKNPSNRTEGLDEIRSRVDAVSDALGRRLNFLVGKPGLDGHSNGAEQIAARARDCGMDITYEGIRLTPEELVASALETKAHVVGLSILSGSHIPLLEELIERMKDAGLGDVPVVAGGIIPDDDAERLRAMGVAKVYTPKDFELNTIMEDIVTLVAPSSVAAE; encoded by the coding sequence ATGTCCTCGAATACCATCCGCCCCTGGCTTTTCCGCACCTATGCGGGTCACTCGACCGCAAAGGCCTCGAACGAGCTGTACCGCACCAATCTGGCCAAAGGTCAGACGGGTCTGTCGGTCGCCTTCGATTTGCCGACCCAGACGGGTTATGACAGTGACCATAAGCTGTCGCGCGGAGAAGTAGGCAAGGTTGGCGTTCCGCTCAGCCATCTGGGCGACATGCGCGCGCTGTTTGACAACATCCCGCTTGAGCAGATGAACACCTCGATGACGATCAACGCCACGGCGCCTTGGCTGTTGTCGCTTTATATTGCCGCCGCCGAGGAACAGGGCGCGGACATCTCAAAGCTTCAGGGCACCGTTCAGAACGACATCATCAAAGAATATCTGTCGCGCGGTACATATGTATGTCCGCCGAAGCCGTCGCTGCGCATGATCACCGACGTTGCTGCCTACACGCGCGAACACCTGCCGAAATGGAACCCGATGAATGTCTGTTCCTATCACCTGCAGGAAGCCGGTGCGACGCCAGAGGAGGAGCTGGCGTTCGCACTGGCCACCGCCATCGCCGTTCTGGACGACCTGAAGGAAAAAGTGCCCGCCGAGGCCTTCCCCGCCATGGTTGGCCGTATTTCGTTCTTCGTGAACGCCGGCATCCGCTTCGTTACCGAGCTGTGCAAAATGCGCGCCTTCGTCGAGCTGTGGGACGAGATCACCCGCGAGCGATACGGCGTCGAAGACCCCAAGTTCCGTCGCTTCCGCTATGGCGTTCAGGTGAACAGCCTTGGCCTGACCGAGCAGCAGCCGGAAAACAACGTCTACCGCATCCTGATCGAGATGCTGGCCGTTACCCTGTCTAAAAACGCCCGCGCACGTGCCGTGCAGCTGCCTGCATGGAACGAAGCTCTTGGCCTGCCCCGCCCGTGGGACCAGCAGTGGTCCCTGCGTATGCAACAGATCTTGGCCTATGAGACCGACCTTCTGGAATTCGACGACCTCTTTGACGAAAACCCCGCCGTGGAACGCAAAGTGGCCGAACTGAAAGACGGTGCCCGCGCCGAGCTGGCCCAGATCGACGGCATGGGTGGCGCGGTTGCAGCCATCGAATACATGAAGTCGCGTCTGGTGGACTCCAACGCTGCCCGCATCGGCAAAATCGAGGTTGGTGAGACCACCGTCGTTGGCGTGAACAAATGGCTCGAAACCACCGAAAGCCCGCTTACTGCGGGTGACGGCGCCATTATGGTTGCCGATAAAGAAGCCGAAGCTGACCAGATCGCGCGTCTGGAACAGTGGCGTGCTGATCGTGACGACGCCGCCGTGAATGACGCTTTGAGCGCCCTGCGCGCCGCCGCCAAGTCCGGCGAGAACATCATGCACTCGTCCATCGCTGCCGCGAAAGCGGGCGTGACCACCGGCGAATGGGGCGAAGTGATGCGCCAGACGTTTGGCCAGTATCGCGCACCCACCGGCGTGTCGAAGAACCCCTCGAACCGCACTGAAGGTCTGGATGAAATCCGTAGCCGCGTCGACGCCGTGTCAGACGCGCTTGGTCGTCGCCTGAACTTCCTTGTGGGCAAACCGGGGTTGGACGGACACTCCAACGGTGCCGAACAAATCGCCGCCCGCGCCCGCGACTGTGGCATGGATATCACCTATGAAGGCATCCGCCTGACGCCTGAAGAGCTGGTGGCCTCGGCGCTGGAAACCAAAGCCCACGTGGTCGGCCTGTCGATCCTGTCGGGCAGCCACATTCCGCTTCTGGAAGAGCTGATCGAACGGATGAAAGACGCTGGTCTGGGCGACGTTCCTGTCGTGGCCGGTGGCATCATTCCCGACGACGACGCCGAGCGTCTGCGCGCAATGGGCGTGGCCAAGGTCTATACGCCGAAAGATTTCGAGCTGAACACGATCATGGAAGACATCGTGACGCTTGTGGCCCCCAGCTCGGTCGCGGCTGAGTAA